CGCCAAACGACAGCCCAACCCCAGGGTCATGGTCTGGCTAAAAAAGCTTTCCGTGCGGGAAGCTTACCTTTCCGTCCTGACCCTGGGCGAACTCGTGCAGGGGGCCGTTCGTGCTCCAGAGCCGCGCCGAGCTGTCCTGGAAAGCTGGATCGAAGACCTCAAACGGCGCTTCGACGGCCAAATTCTGCCCCTGGACATCGAAGTGATGGAGGCCTGGGGCGCTCTTACGGGTGGGGCCATGAACGAAGGCCGCCCTCTCTCTCCGCTGGATGCCCTGCTGGCCGCTACTGCCCTGTGCCATGGGCTCATCCTGGTCACCCGCAACACCACCCACTTCAGGGGCTTGCCTATCCGATTGCTGAACCCCTGGGAGGGCTAAGATATTACGATAGAGTCATCACGAGTATTTTATCGTGAATACCATCACATAGACATCCCA
The DNA window shown above is from Meiothermus sp. CFH 77666 and carries:
- a CDS encoding type II toxin-antitoxin system VapC family toxin — encoded protein: MSYLLDTNVVSEAAKRQPNPRVMVWLKKLSVREAYLSVLTLGELVQGAVRAPEPRRAVLESWIEDLKRRFDGQILPLDIEVMEAWGALTGGAMNEGRPLSPLDALLAATALCHGLILVTRNTTHFRGLPIRLLNPWEG